Proteins encoded within one genomic window of Microbacterium soli:
- a CDS encoding thiolase family protein, translating into MKLTPRPDAVIVDAIRTPIAKGKAGGALSSIHPVDLLAQTLRQLIERNRLDAALVDDVLIGCVSQVGEQSATPGRMAWLAAGLPEHVPAVTIDRKCGSSQQAVSFAAQAILAGQADIVIAGGVESMSRVRMGSAGAGADPFGAGVNRRYAPGLTSQGVAAERVAEKWGISRGELDEYAARSHALAHSTDFTREIVPIRTPESVVSEDSTIRPDTTPAGLAELPSAFRTDELARRYPEVRWNITAGNSSQITDGASALLLTSAERAASLGLRPRARIHAMTAVGDDPLLMLTAPIPATRRVLQRAGLTLDDIDHFEVNEAFASVPLAWMRELDVDPARVNPRGGAIALGHPLGASGARLMTTMLNALEASGGRFGLQVMCEAGGMANATIIERLEDGREHESED; encoded by the coding sequence ATGAAGCTCACACCCCGGCCCGACGCCGTCATCGTCGATGCGATCCGGACCCCCATCGCCAAGGGCAAGGCGGGGGGTGCGCTGTCGAGCATCCACCCCGTGGATCTGCTGGCTCAGACTCTGCGACAGCTCATCGAGCGCAACCGGCTCGATGCGGCCCTCGTCGACGATGTCCTCATCGGGTGCGTCTCGCAGGTCGGTGAGCAATCCGCGACTCCCGGCCGCATGGCGTGGCTCGCGGCAGGTCTGCCCGAGCACGTCCCCGCCGTGACGATCGACCGCAAGTGCGGGTCCAGCCAGCAGGCGGTGTCCTTCGCCGCTCAGGCGATCCTCGCCGGACAGGCCGACATCGTCATCGCCGGGGGCGTGGAGTCGATGAGCAGGGTCCGCATGGGGTCGGCAGGGGCCGGTGCCGACCCCTTCGGCGCAGGGGTGAACCGCCGGTACGCACCCGGACTGACCTCACAGGGCGTCGCCGCAGAACGCGTGGCCGAGAAGTGGGGAATCAGTCGCGGGGAACTGGACGAATATGCGGCGAGATCGCACGCCCTCGCGCACAGCACGGACTTCACCCGCGAGATCGTCCCCATCAGAACACCGGAATCCGTCGTCAGCGAAGACAGTACGATCCGCCCGGACACCACTCCCGCCGGACTCGCCGAACTGCCGAGCGCGTTCCGCACCGATGAGCTCGCCCGTCGTTATCCGGAGGTCCGCTGGAACATCACCGCGGGGAACTCCTCGCAGATCACGGACGGAGCATCCGCCCTGCTGCTGACCAGCGCGGAGCGTGCCGCGTCCCTCGGCCTGCGCCCTCGCGCCCGGATACACGCCATGACCGCCGTCGGGGACGACCCCCTTCTCATGCTGACCGCCCCGATACCCGCCACGCGCCGGGTTCTGCAGCGCGCAGGTCTCACACTGGACGACATCGACCACTTCGAGGTGAACGAGGCGTTCGCCTCCGTCCCCCTCGCCTGGATGCGCGAGCTCGACGTGGACCCGGCGAGAGTCAATCCGCGCGGGGGTGCGATCGCCCTCGGGCATCCGCTCGGCGCGTCGGGAGCCCGACTCATGACGACGATGCTCAACGCCCTGGAGGCGTCCGGCGGCAGATTCGGGCTGCAGGTCATGTGCGAAGCCGGCGGCATGGCGAACGCCACCATCATCGAGCGGCTCGAGGACGGCCGCGAGCACGAGAGCGAGGACTGA
- a CDS encoding SDR family NAD(P)-dependent oxidoreductase yields MDVSGSSVVVTGGASGLGLATARLLAEKGAHVVILDLPSSAGAERAAEFGGAFAPADVTVPDQVATALDAAEALAPLRALVHCAGRGGALRLVDREGNPGDLDLYETVVRVNLIGTFNVLRLTAARMARNAIVDGERGVCILTASVAAWEGQIGQIPYASAKAGIVGMTLVAARDLASRLIRVATIAPGTFDTPILARLPQEVRDSLAGTVPHPARLGRPEEFASAAAFMIDNQMVNGEVLRLDGAIRMAPR; encoded by the coding sequence ATGGATGTCTCAGGTTCATCCGTCGTCGTGACAGGGGGCGCGTCCGGACTCGGACTCGCCACGGCGCGTCTGTTGGCGGAGAAAGGTGCTCACGTCGTCATCCTCGACCTGCCGTCTTCTGCGGGAGCTGAGCGCGCTGCCGAGTTCGGAGGCGCCTTCGCGCCCGCCGATGTCACCGTGCCGGACCAGGTCGCAACGGCACTGGACGCGGCCGAGGCCCTTGCTCCGCTGCGCGCGCTCGTCCACTGCGCAGGCCGAGGAGGAGCGCTGCGCCTCGTGGACCGCGAGGGGAATCCGGGAGACCTCGACCTGTACGAGACCGTCGTGCGCGTCAACCTCATCGGCACATTCAACGTGCTCCGGCTGACGGCAGCTCGGATGGCCCGCAACGCGATCGTCGATGGCGAGCGCGGAGTGTGCATCCTCACCGCTTCCGTCGCCGCGTGGGAGGGGCAGATCGGTCAGATCCCCTACGCCTCGGCGAAGGCGGGGATCGTGGGGATGACGCTGGTCGCCGCCCGCGATCTGGCGAGCAGACTCATCCGCGTCGCCACGATCGCACCGGGGACCTTCGACACGCCGATACTCGCCCGCCTGCCCCAGGAGGTCCGGGATTCCCTGGCCGGAACGGTCCCCCACCCCGCTCGGCTCGGCCGACCGGAGGAGTTCGCCTCGGCTGCCGCGTTCATGATCGACAACCAGATGGTCAACGGCGAGGTCCTGCGCCTGGACGGTGCGATCCGGATGGCCCCGCGATGA
- a CDS encoding enoyl-CoA hydratase/isomerase family protein, producing the protein MTSETATPPVIVERRDEVVWITINRPKRLNAYDLDMAKTMTRAFEQATDAYAVVLQGAGGAFCAGGALDNLSDPDPAALRELFTGSLRLVDAIRACPRPVIAAVDGAAAGGGNELVIACDFALATERSTFGQTGPRVGSSPVLGGTNMLTVQLGEKRAREMAMLCRRYNAQQALRWGMINEVLPDAESLHDAVLRWVDEIKQLSPRYLEITKISANQWWNQSKENMHAGLGMLIQAIGSEDMLEGATAFLEKRRPAFRPPRRMPRRD; encoded by the coding sequence GTGACTTCTGAGACGGCGACGCCTCCGGTGATCGTCGAGAGACGGGATGAGGTCGTCTGGATCACCATCAATCGGCCGAAGAGATTGAATGCGTACGACCTCGACATGGCGAAGACGATGACCCGGGCGTTCGAGCAGGCGACGGATGCGTACGCCGTCGTGCTGCAGGGAGCGGGCGGCGCGTTCTGCGCGGGCGGCGCATTGGACAATCTGTCCGATCCCGACCCGGCAGCGCTGCGTGAGCTTTTCACCGGGTCCCTCCGCCTCGTCGATGCGATCCGCGCCTGCCCCCGCCCGGTGATCGCCGCCGTCGACGGTGCGGCAGCCGGCGGCGGCAACGAACTGGTCATCGCCTGCGATTTCGCGCTGGCGACGGAACGCTCGACGTTCGGCCAGACCGGCCCCAGAGTCGGTTCGTCTCCCGTGCTCGGTGGAACGAACATGCTGACGGTGCAGCTCGGCGAGAAGCGCGCCCGTGAGATGGCGATGCTGTGCCGCCGCTACAACGCGCAGCAGGCCCTGCGCTGGGGGATGATCAACGAGGTCCTTCCCGACGCCGAATCGCTGCACGACGCGGTGCTGCGCTGGGTCGACGAGATCAAGCAGCTCTCTCCCCGCTACCTGGAGATCACGAAGATCAGCGCGAACCAGTGGTGGAACCAGTCCAAGGAGAACATGCACGCCGGCCTGGGCATGCTGATCCAGGCCATCGGCAGCGAGGACATGCTCGAGGGCGCCACCGCATTCCTGGAGAAGAGGAGACCTGCCTTCCGCCCGCCCCGCCGCATGCCGAGGAGAGACTGA
- a CDS encoding crotonase/enoyl-CoA hydratase family protein, which yields MSTDDALLRDEHDGVLVLTMNRPAARNAMSLDLAERLAAALDEFDARADLRVAVLTGAAGTFCAGMDLKGFARGELPLIPGRGFGGLVERPPDKPLIAAVEGYALGGGFELALACDLIVACETADFGLPEVRRGLTANAGGLLRLHRRIPYNRAMELVLTGRMLPATEAFELGLISRITPEGSALATAVELAETIASNAPLAVTTSKRVIRESVDWPQPEMFQRQLPLIAPIRASKDAQEGARAFAEKRTPIWTGS from the coding sequence ATGAGCACCGATGACGCACTGCTGCGCGACGAGCACGACGGCGTCCTCGTCCTGACGATGAATCGTCCCGCTGCACGCAACGCGATGTCACTGGATCTCGCGGAGCGGCTCGCGGCGGCTCTCGACGAGTTCGACGCCCGCGCCGATCTTCGCGTCGCCGTCCTCACCGGCGCCGCAGGGACCTTCTGCGCCGGAATGGACCTGAAGGGCTTCGCCCGCGGCGAGCTCCCCCTGATCCCCGGCCGGGGATTCGGGGGCCTCGTGGAGCGTCCACCGGACAAACCGCTCATCGCGGCTGTCGAGGGCTATGCGCTCGGCGGCGGGTTCGAGCTCGCCCTCGCCTGCGACCTCATCGTCGCGTGCGAGACGGCGGACTTCGGACTTCCCGAAGTCCGAAGGGGACTGACCGCGAATGCCGGAGGACTCCTCCGACTCCACCGACGGATCCCATACAACCGCGCGATGGAGCTGGTCCTCACCGGTCGCATGCTCCCTGCGACGGAAGCCTTCGAGCTGGGGCTCATCAGCCGCATCACGCCGGAGGGATCCGCCCTCGCGACCGCCGTGGAGCTCGCCGAGACGATCGCCTCGAACGCACCGCTGGCCGTGACGACCAGCAAGCGGGTCATCCGGGAATCGGTCGATTGGCCACAGCCGGAGATGTTCCAGCGGCAGCTCCCGCTCATCGCGCCGATCCGAGCTTCGAAGGATGCGCAGGAGGGCGCGAGGGCATTCGCCGAGAAGCGCACGCCGATCTGGACAGGATCGTAG